From the Bdellovibrio reynosensis genome, one window contains:
- the dnaJ gene encoding molecular chaperone DnaJ: MAQRDYYEILGVPKDAEQDVIKKAYRKLAMQFHPDKNPGNKEAEEQFKEAAGAYEVLSDPQKRAQYDRFGHAAFSGGRGGGQGFQDVEDIFSHFGDIFGDFFGGGQQQQRRRNRNEPRRGSDLRYVTEVTLKDVITGLEKEIEFETDKNCDDCKGSGAEKGSQVVTCTMCGGSGQVVRSQGFFAMASTCPTCHGQGTQIKNPCKSCKGKGRVAEHRKIRLNIPAGVDTGTRLRVATEGEGGYMGGPPGDLFVEIRVKPHPHFERRGDDLFGELSVPYIQMLLGAEIDVPTVTDEVEMDIPKGTQPGDTVKLANEGLPSLRGNRRGDIYFRVNVQFPEKLHKDEEKLLRDIAKARGLKVSPEGGSGFFGKKK, translated from the coding sequence ATGGCACAAAGAGATTACTACGAAATTTTAGGCGTTCCCAAGGATGCAGAACAAGATGTGATTAAGAAAGCTTATCGCAAGCTTGCTATGCAATTTCATCCTGATAAAAATCCAGGGAATAAAGAAGCAGAAGAGCAGTTTAAAGAAGCTGCCGGTGCCTATGAAGTTTTAAGTGATCCTCAAAAACGTGCACAGTACGATCGTTTTGGTCACGCGGCTTTCAGCGGTGGTCGTGGTGGCGGTCAAGGCTTCCAAGATGTGGAAGATATCTTTTCTCACTTCGGCGATATTTTTGGCGATTTCTTTGGTGGTGGCCAACAACAGCAACGACGTCGTAATCGCAATGAACCACGCCGTGGTTCTGATTTAAGATATGTCACGGAAGTGACTTTAAAAGATGTCATCACAGGCTTAGAAAAAGAAATCGAATTTGAAACTGATAAAAACTGCGACGACTGCAAAGGTTCGGGCGCAGAAAAAGGTTCGCAAGTTGTGACTTGTACGATGTGCGGTGGCTCGGGCCAAGTCGTACGTTCGCAAGGTTTCTTTGCGATGGCTTCAACGTGCCCAACTTGTCATGGCCAGGGCACCCAAATTAAAAATCCATGTAAGTCATGCAAAGGCAAAGGCCGCGTGGCTGAACACAGAAAGATCCGCTTAAACATTCCTGCTGGAGTCGACACGGGCACGCGTCTTCGTGTTGCAACAGAAGGTGAAGGTGGATACATGGGCGGCCCTCCAGGAGATCTGTTCGTAGAAATCCGTGTGAAGCCGCATCCGCACTTTGAAAGAAGAGGCGATGATTTATTCGGCGAACTTTCAGTGCCATACATTCAGATGTTGCTAGGTGCAGAAATCGATGTGCCTACAGTGACAGACGAAGTTGAAATGGACATTCCAAAGGGCACTCAACCTGGTGACACTGTGAAGTTAGCTAACGAAGGTTTGCCATCCTTAAGAGGCAACCGCCGAGGCGATATTTACTTCCGCGTGAACGTTCAGTTCCCTGAAAAATTACATAAAGACGAAGAAAAACTTTTAAGAGATATTGCGAAAGCAAGGGGGCTCAAAGTTTCGCCAGAAGGCGGCAGCGGATTCTTCGGAAAAAAGAAATAG
- a CDS encoding tetratricopeptide repeat protein, giving the protein MADTIWIRAIQDFDYCEQKKAENVCVDNSWLYHMVDAITELSPKFRVAYSNGSLALSVIISDIEGATKIFDKGVKEFPNDWTIQYHAAYHYLYEVKDRKRAAELLLQAGNNGAPAWVFTLAGRLYSDEGNFELAESVLQEMIQNNQDPVLIKRLQDKINSMKKPAASK; this is encoded by the coding sequence ATGGCTGATACAATTTGGATCAGAGCCATTCAAGATTTTGATTATTGCGAACAAAAGAAGGCCGAAAACGTTTGTGTTGATAACTCTTGGCTTTATCACATGGTGGACGCGATAACGGAACTATCGCCAAAGTTTCGCGTGGCTTATTCAAACGGTTCGTTGGCGCTTTCCGTGATTATTTCCGATATTGAAGGGGCTACAAAAATTTTCGATAAGGGTGTTAAGGAATTTCCAAATGATTGGACGATTCAATATCACGCCGCATATCACTACTTGTATGAAGTGAAGGATCGAAAAAGAGCGGCTGAATTACTTTTGCAGGCGGGGAATAATGGTGCTCCTGCATGGGTGTTTACTTTGGCTGGGCGCCTTTATTCTGATGAAGGAAATTTTGAGCTGGCCGAGTCCGTACTTCAAGAGATGATTCAAAACAATCAAGATCCAGTGCTTATTAAGCGCCTTCAAGACAAAATCAATTCAATGAAAAAGCCCGCTGCATCTAAATAG
- a CDS encoding type IV pilin protein: MFSSRNSQRGFSLVELMVVVAIIGVLASIAVPSINKYLAKARQSEAKTQLSSLYTSEKAFYAEYTAYHGMFGAIGYSPAGELRYNVGFTTVTSEAGAANGYNTTPVAPGNVRTASAYCVAPGVAMGATGCRMVRGATNANPPAVPAIGTITVTTFTAAATGRISSSSGADDVWTIDQNKILLNATDGIR; the protein is encoded by the coding sequence ATGTTTTCATCTAGGAATTCTCAACGCGGTTTCTCTCTCGTTGAGTTGATGGTCGTTGTTGCGATCATCGGTGTGTTGGCTTCGATAGCAGTGCCATCGATCAACAAATATCTTGCAAAGGCTCGTCAGTCAGAAGCTAAGACTCAGCTGTCATCTTTGTATACTTCAGAAAAAGCTTTCTACGCAGAATACACTGCATACCATGGTATGTTCGGCGCGATCGGATATTCTCCAGCAGGGGAATTAAGATATAACGTTGGTTTCACAACTGTGACTTCTGAAGCGGGCGCTGCAAACGGATACAACACAACTCCTGTAGCTCCAGGAAACGTTCGTACTGCATCAGCTTATTGCGTGGCTCCAGGTGTTGCGATGGGCGCAACAGGGTGCAGAATGGTCCGTGGTGCTACCAATGCCAATCCGCCAGCAGTTCCAGCGATCGGAACAATCACTGTAACTACATTTACTGCGGCAGCTACTGGACGTATCAGTTCTTCTTCAGGTGCTGACGATGTGTGGACGATTGACCAGAATAAAATCTTGTTGAACGCGACAGATGGTATCCGTTAA
- the clpS gene encoding ATP-dependent Clp protease adapter ClpS: MGENNNNNNSNYPFSSPEGEAGVQLVPKLDTPKMYKVILLNDDYTPMDFVVLVLRRFFAKTEEQATQIMLDVHKKGAGIAGVFSLEIAEMKVMQVNQFAQLNQYPLKSTLEEEA; encoded by the coding sequence ATGGGTGAGAACAACAATAATAATAACAGCAACTATCCCTTTTCATCTCCAGAAGGAGAAGCCGGGGTCCAACTAGTCCCAAAACTAGACACTCCGAAGATGTATAAGGTTATCCTTCTGAATGATGACTATACCCCGATGGATTTCGTGGTCCTTGTATTGCGTCGTTTTTTTGCGAAAACAGAAGAGCAAGCGACCCAAATCATGTTAGATGTACATAAGAAGGGGGCTGGTATCGCCGGAGTCTTCAGTCTAGAGATAGCAGAGATGAAAGTGATGCAAGTGAATCAATTCGCACAACTCAATCAGTATCCGCTAAAAAGCACACTGGAGGAGGAAGCATGA
- the clpA gene encoding ATP-dependent Clp protease ATP-binding subunit ClpA, whose translation MMSRELERKLAEATELAKRHHHEFVTLEHILLVLTESPVMVEILEACAVNVQKLRQDLRDHLKVGIPMITDDQLSSYGGFESWTPEFTLACHRLIQRAAIQMKSAGRNQISEGSLLVSLFYEQDSHATFALARQGLTQFDIINYISHGITKDGKEHDIPPASSSSSQAPRNEYQGEAYEEGRGSPLESFCVNLNDRARQGKLDPLIGREDVIERTVQVLCRRTKNNPLLIGEPGVGKTAIAEGLAQKIVKAEVPEKLKNAVIYSLDLGGLLAGTKFRGDFEGRLKAVVKEIGKRPGSILFIDEIHTIVGAGATSGGSMDASNLLKPALASGDISCIGSTTHTEYRQYFEKDRALNRRFQKIDVNEPSKEDCIKILNGLRKSYEEFHSVTFTEDALKSAVELSQKHIHGKLLPDKAIDVLDEAGAHFRLKHQGEDTVQIDSNEIEETIAKMTGLPVASISSSEKTQLKDLDKKLKAHIFGQDEAIDRLVASIKFARSGLGRPNKPIGSFLFTGPTGVGKTEVCKQLAQIMGVHFERFDMSEYMEKHAVARLVGAPPGYVGYEEGGLLTEAVNKHPYGVMLLDEIEKAHVDVTNVLLQVMDAGRLTDSNGRVADFKNVVLVMTSNAGALETSKGTIGMVDEGRSSLSMDAIKKAFSPEFINRLDAVVSFRDLSEDMVLKITQKFVDELKMTLLEKHVELNVSQDAIKWLMKKGYDKVYGARPLARVVDEHLKKALVDELLFGRLVDGGRVSVELEKEALKFHFSTTPSGTGQKNQKQPVTT comes from the coding sequence ATGATGAGCCGAGAACTTGAGCGCAAGCTCGCAGAAGCAACCGAACTCGCGAAACGCCACCATCACGAATTTGTGACCTTAGAGCACATACTCTTGGTACTCACAGAATCGCCAGTGATGGTTGAAATTCTTGAAGCGTGTGCCGTCAATGTTCAAAAACTCCGACAAGATTTAAGAGATCATCTAAAAGTTGGGATACCAATGATTACGGATGATCAGCTGTCCTCTTACGGCGGCTTTGAATCTTGGACGCCAGAGTTCACATTGGCTTGTCATCGTCTTATTCAGCGCGCTGCCATTCAAATGAAAAGTGCCGGACGCAATCAGATTAGTGAAGGCAGTTTGTTAGTAAGTCTATTCTATGAACAAGACTCCCACGCGACTTTCGCCTTGGCCCGCCAGGGTCTTACACAATTTGATATTATCAATTATATTTCACACGGAATTACTAAAGACGGAAAAGAGCATGATATTCCTCCGGCTTCATCGTCTTCATCCCAAGCTCCTCGAAATGAGTATCAAGGTGAAGCTTATGAAGAAGGTCGGGGCTCCCCGCTTGAAAGTTTCTGTGTAAACTTAAATGATCGTGCTCGACAGGGAAAATTGGATCCATTAATTGGTCGCGAAGACGTGATCGAAAGAACGGTCCAAGTCCTTTGCCGTCGAACGAAAAATAATCCGCTTTTAATCGGTGAACCCGGTGTTGGTAAAACAGCCATCGCTGAAGGTTTGGCGCAAAAAATCGTTAAAGCCGAAGTTCCTGAAAAGCTAAAAAATGCTGTGATCTATTCGTTAGATCTTGGTGGCTTGTTAGCGGGAACTAAGTTCCGTGGTGATTTCGAAGGACGCTTAAAAGCCGTCGTAAAAGAAATCGGCAAACGACCGGGATCGATTCTATTTATTGACGAAATTCACACGATTGTAGGTGCTGGTGCCACAAGTGGTGGCTCGATGGATGCTTCTAACCTTTTGAAACCAGCATTGGCTTCAGGGGACATTAGCTGCATTGGTTCGACGACCCATACAGAATATCGTCAGTACTTTGAAAAAGATCGCGCTTTAAATCGTCGTTTCCAAAAAATTGATGTGAACGAACCGTCTAAAGAAGATTGCATTAAGATCCTCAACGGTCTGCGCAAGTCCTATGAAGAATTCCACTCTGTGACCTTCACTGAGGACGCTTTAAAATCCGCAGTCGAACTTTCTCAAAAACACATCCATGGAAAACTTCTTCCAGATAAAGCCATCGACGTTCTGGATGAAGCTGGTGCTCACTTCCGTTTAAAACACCAAGGCGAAGACACCGTTCAAATTGATTCTAATGAAATAGAAGAAACCATTGCTAAGATGACGGGACTTCCTGTTGCTAGTATTTCTTCAAGTGAAAAAACTCAGCTCAAAGATTTGGATAAGAAACTAAAAGCCCATATCTTTGGACAAGACGAAGCCATTGATCGCTTGGTGGCTAGCATCAAGTTTGCGCGCAGTGGTTTGGGTCGACCTAATAAACCTATCGGCAGCTTCCTGTTCACTGGACCTACGGGCGTTGGTAAAACGGAAGTTTGTAAACAGCTTGCTCAAATCATGGGTGTTCACTTTGAACGCTTTGATATGAGTGAGTATATGGAAAAACATGCGGTGGCTCGCCTAGTCGGCGCGCCTCCGGGATACGTGGGTTATGAAGAAGGCGGTCTTTTAACTGAGGCCGTGAACAAACACCCTTACGGAGTCATGCTTTTAGATGAAATCGAAAAAGCCCATGTTGATGTCACTAACGTACTTTTACAGGTGATGGACGCCGGTCGCTTGACTGATAGTAATGGTCGCGTCGCCGATTTCAAAAACGTCGTGTTAGTGATGACTTCAAACGCAGGTGCTTTAGAAACTTCTAAAGGCACTATCGGTATGGTTGATGAAGGTCGCAGTTCGCTTTCAATGGATGCCATTAAAAAAGCGTTCTCTCCTGAATTTATCAATCGTTTGGATGCCGTTGTTTCCTTCCGCGATCTTTCTGAGGACATGGTTCTAAAAATTACTCAGAAATTTGTGGATGAGTTGAAAATGACTCTGCTTGAAAAACACGTTGAATTAAACGTGTCTCAGGATGCGATAAAATGGTTGATGAAAAAGGGCTATGATAAGGTTTATGGCGCTCGCCCACTGGCGCGTGTCGTAGATGAACATCTGAAAAAAGCTCTGGTTGACGAACTTCTTTTTGGACGCCTAGTCGATGGCGGACGTGTAAGTGTTGAACTTGAAAAAGAAGCACTTAAGTTCCATTTTAGCACCACCCCAAGCGGAACCGGCCAAAAGAATCAAAAACAACCCGTCACGACGTGA
- the htpX gene encoding protease HtpX, which translates to MAWFKRIGLFVLTNVLVMVTIGIVWSLVSSFLGLAGLNSYIPFLIAFCAVWGMGGAFVSLLMSKWMAKMFHGVKIIEPNNPNPELRNLVNKVHEFARRAQLPKMPEVGIYESVDINAFATGPSKSRSLVAVSTGLLQRMNEKEMDGVLAHEVAHIANGDMVTMTLIQGIVNAFAMFFSRILANLVASNVDEKFREIVRFGVTILGDIAFTLLGSIVVNYFSRRREFRADAGGAKYSSRENMVAALQKLRSVYELPIPPEEGMTSTLMISNRDKGGIAKLFMTHPPLEVRIEALQRGRF; encoded by the coding sequence ATGGCATGGTTTAAACGTATCGGATTATTTGTATTAACAAACGTTCTGGTGATGGTGACGATCGGGATCGTATGGTCACTAGTCAGCAGCTTCCTTGGACTTGCCGGTCTTAATTCTTACATCCCATTCTTGATCGCATTCTGTGCGGTTTGGGGTATGGGTGGAGCTTTCGTTTCATTGCTTATGTCTAAGTGGATGGCGAAGATGTTCCATGGTGTAAAAATCATCGAACCGAACAATCCAAATCCAGAATTGCGCAATCTAGTAAATAAAGTTCATGAGTTTGCTCGTCGCGCGCAACTTCCAAAGATGCCTGAAGTAGGTATCTATGAATCAGTAGATATCAACGCATTCGCTACGGGCCCTTCTAAGAGCAGATCTCTAGTGGCAGTTTCTACCGGTCTTCTGCAAAGAATGAACGAAAAAGAGATGGATGGCGTCCTTGCCCACGAAGTCGCGCATATTGCGAACGGCGACATGGTGACGATGACTTTGATCCAAGGTATTGTGAATGCCTTTGCGATGTTCTTCTCGCGCATTCTAGCGAACCTTGTAGCTTCTAATGTGGATGAAAAATTCCGTGAGATCGTGCGTTTCGGCGTCACAATCCTTGGCGATATCGCATTCACATTATTGGGTTCCATCGTTGTGAACTACTTCTCTCGTCGTCGTGAATTCCGCGCTGATGCCGGTGGTGCGAAGTATTCTTCGCGTGAAAACATGGTCGCGGCGCTACAAAAGTTGCGCTCTGTTTATGAATTACCAATTCCGCCAGAAGAAGGCATGACGTCTACTTTGATGATTTCTAACCGAGACAAAGGTGGAATCGCGAAATTATTCATGACTCACCCGCCGTTAGAAGTTCGTATCGAAGCTTTACAACGCGGACGCTTTTAG
- a CDS encoding lytic transglycosylase domain-containing protein — MPRLIITLSFLSVLMGCATISRLDTRIDKRLTPPIPNFLNKWKNASVEELEKLQVGDSEDNIRWWKTYTLALAKKESAPAQSCTGFKQLSQTVEFPLFDLALLHAYEVCPKNEKLGPLPKTVASWYHDLYVDIKLKEALESSDLKDDVEALVDKAKADNNKKKKEDYYLRALDVAKKIPGGEEDLKGIQASLYKNSPRLMPEPTLKDLSSVAGDYRFHRDFDSALKVYNKILTDNNSSTDDKFSALKNIRQTYKVAQKRNDYIQATAELVNWTKKQLQHNKKDRRVISRYHDAQVLFAKTLWTEDQTSRAVKVLNETHKLLRNLHPMDEVLFILGRIEEEKGNYEKAIEYFEASYSQPVSLAGLRDKIAWLKSWNYYKLQKWEQARTSLEEMKDLVKDPSDKARARFWLSRSLVKLNKQEEAQAELQDLIKEDPLGYYGVLAVRELGQKFSPLKTDNKELESLSLLGVNELAPATRLTTEWLIAVNEKPYAEKLLNSAAEDLKKRNVTSEQTWLTMSSAFARTGLYLPLFATIGTLPASVKDQLLKDHPDLLFPQAYGDIIAAASAKSGTPQEFIFSIIRQESAFNPEARSPVDAFGLMQLLPSVAKVLAKENGLPYEEPLDLMKPEINVPLGAFELKNLMKKYKGKFILAVSGYNANDSAIRGWLKTRLRPDSVEFIEEVPYEETRAYIKLTMRNYVFYQRLLNTDTPTPFPENLLAL, encoded by the coding sequence ATGCCTCGTTTAATAATTACACTCTCATTTTTATCTGTGCTTATGGGTTGTGCGACGATTTCGCGCTTAGACACCCGTATTGATAAACGATTAACTCCGCCAATTCCTAATTTTTTAAATAAATGGAAAAATGCTTCGGTTGAAGAACTTGAAAAACTTCAGGTGGGCGATAGCGAAGATAACATTCGCTGGTGGAAGACTTACACTTTGGCTTTGGCTAAAAAGGAATCTGCACCGGCGCAATCTTGTACTGGTTTTAAACAGCTTTCGCAAACTGTAGAATTTCCGCTTTTTGATTTAGCGTTGCTTCATGCTTATGAAGTTTGCCCTAAGAATGAAAAGCTAGGGCCGCTGCCTAAGACCGTTGCGAGCTGGTATCACGATCTTTATGTCGACATTAAACTTAAAGAGGCTTTGGAATCTTCAGATTTAAAAGATGACGTTGAAGCTTTAGTTGATAAAGCGAAGGCTGATAACAATAAAAAGAAAAAAGAAGATTATTATCTGCGCGCTTTAGATGTGGCGAAGAAAATTCCTGGGGGTGAAGAAGATCTTAAAGGGATTCAAGCTTCACTTTACAAGAACTCTCCCCGTTTGATGCCAGAGCCAACTTTAAAAGATCTTAGCTCGGTGGCTGGTGATTATCGATTTCACCGTGATTTTGATTCGGCGTTGAAGGTCTATAATAAAATCCTGACTGATAACAACAGTTCTACGGATGATAAGTTTTCTGCTTTAAAAAATATCCGTCAAACTTACAAGGTTGCGCAGAAACGCAATGATTATATTCAAGCTACTGCGGAACTTGTGAATTGGACTAAGAAGCAACTTCAGCACAATAAAAAAGATCGTCGGGTTATTTCTCGCTATCATGATGCTCAAGTTCTATTTGCTAAAACTTTGTGGACTGAAGATCAAACGTCGCGCGCGGTGAAGGTTTTAAATGAAACGCATAAGCTTTTGCGCAACCTTCACCCGATGGATGAAGTTTTATTTATCCTGGGTCGAATTGAAGAAGAAAAAGGCAACTACGAGAAGGCCATCGAATACTTTGAAGCTAGTTACAGCCAACCTGTGAGCCTTGCTGGCTTACGTGACAAGATCGCGTGGTTGAAGTCGTGGAACTATTATAAATTGCAAAAATGGGAACAAGCTCGCACAAGCCTTGAGGAAATGAAAGATCTTGTTAAAGATCCTTCTGATAAAGCCCGGGCTCGCTTTTGGCTGTCTCGTTCACTAGTTAAACTGAACAAACAAGAAGAAGCTCAAGCTGAGCTTCAGGATCTAATTAAAGAAGATCCGCTTGGTTATTACGGTGTTTTAGCGGTGCGTGAGCTTGGACAAAAGTTTTCCCCGCTTAAAACTGACAATAAGGAACTGGAAAGTTTAAGCCTGCTGGGGGTTAATGAGCTTGCTCCTGCTACCCGTTTAACAACCGAGTGGTTGATTGCCGTGAACGAAAAGCCTTATGCCGAGAAGTTACTTAATTCTGCGGCTGAGGATCTTAAAAAACGCAACGTCACTTCAGAACAAACGTGGCTGACGATGTCTTCAGCGTTTGCGCGCACGGGTTTGTATCTTCCTTTATTTGCAACCATTGGAACTTTGCCTGCAAGTGTGAAGGATCAACTTTTAAAAGATCATCCTGATTTATTATTCCCACAAGCATATGGCGATATCATCGCTGCGGCTTCGGCGAAAAGCGGAACCCCGCAAGAGTTTATCTTTTCAATCATTCGTCAGGAATCAGCATTCAATCCTGAAGCCCGCAGCCCGGTTGATGCTTTTGGTTTGATGCAACTATTACCAAGTGTAGCCAAGGTATTGGCTAAGGAAAATGGACTTCCTTACGAAGAACCCCTTGATTTGATGAAGCCTGAAATCAACGTTCCGCTGGGTGCTTTTGAATTAAAGAACTTAATGAAAAAGTACAAAGGCAAATTCATCCTAGCGGTATCCGGATACAACGCCAATGATAGCGCTATTCGCGGCTGGCTAAAAACCCGCCTTCGTCCGGATAGTGTTGAATTCATCGAAGAAGTTCCCTACGAAGAAACCCGCGCCTACATCAAGTTGACGATGAGAAACTACGTTTTCTATCAAAGACTTTTAAATACCGATACTCCAACACCATTCCCCGAAAACCTACTAGCCCTCTAA
- a CDS encoding S8 family peptidase, protein MFSRKIWITAGCLGLVFFGGLGVYLFSTEASSPLRTQSSSKKDGTRALENSFITSQTDKVVDEPSALFNDPAISQAWGLKKSDAARAWSVTQGSQDIVIAVIDTGIDAFHEDLAENLWKNPGETGKDALGRNKASNGIDDDGNGFVDDTHGWNFVSNNNKLDDNHGHGTHIAGIIGARAGNSKGITGIAPQVSLMILKYYDPKVAGTDNLKNTVASIRYAVKMGANVINYSGGGTEFSQEEHDAIAEASKKGILFVAAAGNERSNSDQHHYYPADYKLRNIISVTAIDPATQVLASSNYGVETVDIAAPGQNILSCLPNNSYGYMTGTSQATAFVTGAAALVMAHKHSFNAEDVKKYILATGDAQSQLASKTRTSRQLNLYKALTILDQGVSATGVIAVNTQSMRNFTSDPNDKNSRATAAEDGVDPTAKEMSHFGRSLIDAMGAKPRPSKLGTKQDNESF, encoded by the coding sequence ATGTTTTCTCGCAAGATTTGGATTACAGCTGGCTGCTTAGGTTTAGTCTTCTTTGGTGGACTTGGTGTTTACTTATTCTCAACCGAAGCTTCATCCCCTTTACGCACGCAAAGTTCCAGTAAAAAAGATGGCACTCGTGCTTTAGAAAATTCCTTCATCACTTCACAAACTGACAAGGTCGTTGATGAGCCCAGCGCATTATTCAATGACCCGGCAATCAGCCAAGCTTGGGGCTTGAAAAAATCAGATGCGGCTCGCGCTTGGTCAGTGACCCAAGGAAGTCAGGATATCGTCATCGCAGTTATTGATACTGGGATTGATGCTTTCCATGAAGACTTAGCTGAAAATCTTTGGAAGAACCCAGGAGAGACTGGCAAAGATGCTCTTGGTCGCAACAAAGCTTCTAACGGTATCGATGATGATGGCAATGGTTTTGTCGATGATACCCATGGTTGGAACTTTGTTTCTAACAACAACAAACTTGATGATAATCATGGTCACGGTACGCACATCGCAGGGATCATTGGTGCTAGAGCTGGTAACAGCAAAGGAATCACGGGGATTGCTCCGCAAGTGAGCCTGATGATTTTAAAATACTATGATCCGAAAGTAGCAGGCACTGACAACTTAAAAAACACCGTAGCTTCGATTCGTTACGCGGTAAAAATGGGCGCGAACGTGATTAACTATTCCGGTGGGGGCACCGAGTTTTCGCAAGAAGAACACGATGCTATTGCTGAAGCTTCCAAAAAGGGAATCCTATTCGTAGCGGCTGCGGGGAATGAGCGTTCAAACTCGGACCAACATCACTACTACCCTGCAGATTATAAACTTCGCAACATCATTTCTGTGACGGCAATTGATCCAGCAACGCAAGTTTTAGCATCTTCAAATTATGGTGTTGAGACTGTGGATATCGCGGCTCCGGGTCAAAACATCCTTTCTTGTCTGCCGAATAATTCCTATGGCTATATGACTGGAACTTCGCAAGCCACAGCGTTTGTTACTGGGGCTGCTGCTTTGGTGATGGCACACAAACATTCTTTTAATGCGGAAGATGTTAAGAAATACATTCTTGCTACAGGGGATGCACAAAGCCAGCTTGCTTCTAAGACCCGCACTTCCCGTCAGTTGAATTTATATAAAGCTTTGACGATCTTAGACCAAGGGGTTTCTGCTACGGGAGTTATCGCTGTGAATACCCAGTCGATGAGAAATTTCACTTCGGATCCGAATGATAAGAATTCTCGCGCAACGGCTGCTGAAGATGGCGTTGATCCCACAGCAAAAGAGATGAGCCACTTTGGTCGCTCGTTGATTGATGCGATGGGTGCGAAGCCGCGTCCTTCTAAGTTGGGAACGAAGCAGGATAATGAAAGTTTCTAA
- a CDS encoding DUF1761 domain-containing protein, whose translation MEYPLITINYLAVVLAIVVSFIWGGLYYGPLMGKRWAKEMNMDFTKKPDKKVMQKSLAVNLIGTFLICYVLAHTNQVWRPSVWGHIGADGPAWSYGFWGAFFVWIGFFVPLQLNKVSWEMRSWRLVAINVAHDFVQLQLISQVLAHLR comes from the coding sequence ATGGAATATCCACTGATTACTATCAATTATTTGGCGGTTGTTTTAGCTATCGTAGTCTCGTTTATTTGGGGAGGTCTTTATTATGGGCCGCTGATGGGTAAACGTTGGGCGAAAGAAATGAACATGGACTTCACTAAGAAGCCCGACAAAAAAGTGATGCAAAAGTCGTTAGCGGTAAATCTTATCGGAACTTTTTTGATTTGTTATGTTCTGGCTCACACGAATCAAGTTTGGCGCCCTTCTGTTTGGGGGCATATCGGAGCCGACGGACCAGCCTGGTCTTACGGATTTTGGGGTGCATTTTTTGTCTGGATTGGCTTTTTTGTGCCACTACAACTGAACAAAGTTTCTTGGGAAATGCGCAGCTGGCGACTAGTGGCGATTAACGTTGCTCATGATTTCGTGCAACTGCAGCTTATAAGTCAGGTATTGGCGCACTTAAGATAG